The Amaranthus tricolor cultivar Red isolate AtriRed21 chromosome 6, ASM2621246v1, whole genome shotgun sequence genome has a segment encoding these proteins:
- the LOC130815376 gene encoding uncharacterized protein LOC130815376, which translates to MASTLLLVIVFVLDLIAFALAVAAEQRRSTAHLVNQETTRPYCQYDSDIATGLGAGAFVLLMASQLLIMLASRCLCCGRGLRPGGSRAWAIVLFISCWVLFFIAEVCLLAGSVRNAYHTKYRTVLNTPPSCQTLRKGVFAAGAAFTVFTGIVSELYYVSYTKASVNFGPTHGADTGVRLGNL; encoded by the exons ATGGCTTCCACTTTACTGTTGGTTATTGTGTTTGTTCTTGATTTGATTGCTTTTGCTCTTGCTGTTGCTGCTGAACAGAGGAGGAGCACT GCCCATCTCGTCAATCAGGAAACGACTCGACCCTATTGCCAATATGATTCTGATATAGCTACCGGCTTAGGAGCTGGGGCCTTTGTACTCCTCATGGCTAGTCAGCTCCTTATTATGTTAGCAAGCAGATGTCTGTGTTGTGGTAGAGGTCTTAGACCTGGAGGATCTCGGGCATGGGCAATCGTTCTGTTCATTAGTTGCTG GGTGCTTTTCTTCATTGCTGAAGTATGTCTGCTTGCGGGTTCTGTCAGGAATGCCTATCACACCAAGTACCGGACCGTCTTGAATACCCCGCCTTCTTGCCAGACCCTTAGGAAGGGGGTTTTCGCTGCTGGTGCCGCTTTTACAGTCTTTACTGGCATAGTCTCTGAGCTGTACTATGTCAGCTACACCAAGGCCAGCGTCAACTTTGGTCCTACACACGGTGCAGACACTGGCGTACGCTTGGGCAATCTATAG
- the LOC130815205 gene encoding serine/threonine-protein phosphatase 7 long form homolog: MRQFGLEQVIPQACDTQRQLHAIDRRTGDKNYLVRHRSHVDAWNDRASTLVGGDNFTGHCSAMYMSWYRRISVLRLTNTAFAQPGSHYHPTSTLLAERIRSVLIQCNDTIQGAATSPVDVGYRLCSQTLGSINASLTDALS; the protein is encoded by the exons atgcgtcaattcggtttggagcaggtaattccgcaagcctgtgacacccaacgtcaactacatgcgatcgatcggaggactggggacaagaactacctcgtacgacatagatcgcatgtagatgcgtggaacgaccgagcatctacattggttggaggagataacttcacaggtcattgctctgctatgtacatgagttggtacaggcgcATCTCCgtattacgcctaacgaacaccgcatttgcgcagccaggatcacattaccatccgacatctacgttactg gctgagcgcatccgatcggtgttgatacaatgtaatgacacgattcaaggggccgctacatcgccagttgacgtgggctatcggctatgttctcagaccttaggctccattaatgcgtcgttgaccgatgcattgagttaa